Proteins encoded by one window of Branchiostoma floridae strain S238N-H82 chromosome 6, Bfl_VNyyK, whole genome shotgun sequence:
- the LOC118418615 gene encoding histamine N-methyltransferase-like gives MKKMSKFIEDEDEQTPYRTTAHIKEVLDKLHLQYTTDRLNVNTDITECFVPGSETGILLLDFLTHTPHFTETVDPEDQREITDYIRGPDCAVEQDGKILFNNSSEIIVIQKLADDSN, from the exons ATGAAGAAGATGAGCAAGTTTATAGAAGACGAAGACGAACAAACGCCGTATCGAACCACTGCGCATATCAAG GAGGTCCTCGATAAACTCCACCTGCAGTACACCACAGACCGTCTGAACGTCAACACCGACATCACGGAGTGTTTCGTGCCGGGCTCGGAGACCGGGATCCTGCTGCTGGACTTCCTGACGCACACGCCGCACTTCACCGAGACTGTGGACCCGGAGGACCAGAGGGAGATCACGGACTACATCCGGGGCCCGGACTGCGCTGTAGAGCAGGACGGCAAGATTCTGTTCAACAACAGCTCCGAAATCATCGTCATACAGAAACTGGCAGATGATTCAAACTGA
- the LOC118417590 gene encoding histamine N-methyltransferase-like yields MEEGEIEEQQEVTQPRVGSLHSDAERYLEAYQVFLEKCESEEETTKRWLQEEGPGLVARCKIPAKTSFNVLGMGSGAGHFDAIILHAVLEKYGQVFCRVVEPREEDIDQLKK; encoded by the exons ATGGAGGAAGGGGAAATAGAGGAGCAACAG GAGGTGACCCAGCCGAGGGTAGGAAGCCTACACTCCGACGCTGAGCGGTACCTGGAGGCGTACCAGGTGTTCCTGGAGAAGTGTGAGAGTGAGGAGGAGACCACCAAACGATGGCTGCAGGAGGAGGGGCCGGGCCTGGTGGCCAGGTGTAAAATTCCCGCCAAAACTTCCTTCAACGTTCTGGGGATGGGCAGTGGAGCAG GCCACTTTGACGCCATCATTCTTCACGCGGTACTAGAGAAGTACGGTCAAGTGTTCTGTCGAGTCGTGGAGCCCAGGGAGGAAGACATCGACCAGTTAAAGAAATAA